A genomic region of Zalophus californianus isolate mZalCal1 chromosome 11, mZalCal1.pri.v2, whole genome shotgun sequence contains the following coding sequences:
- the SLC37A4 gene encoding glucose-6-phosphate exchanger SLC37A4 isoform X2 has translation MAARGYGFYRAVIFSAMFGGYSLYYFNRKTFSFVMPSLVEEIPLDKDDLGLITSSQSAAYAISKFVSGVLSDQMSARWLFSLGLLLVGVVNIAFSWSSLVPVFAALWFLNGLAQGLGWPPCGKILRKWFEPSQFGTWWAILSTSMNLAGALGPILATTLAQSYHWRGTLALSGALGVVVSFLCLLLIHNEPADVGLRNLDPTPAKGKKGSLKEESTLQELLLSPYLWVLSTGYLVVFGVKTCCTDWGQFFLIQEKGHSVLVGSSYMSALEVGGLVGSIAAGYLSDRAMAKAGPSIYGNPRHGLLLFMMAGMTVSMYLFRLTVSSDSPKLWILVLGAVFGFSSYGPIALFGVIANESAPPNLCGTSHAIVGLMANVGGFLAGLPFSTIAKRYSWSTAFWVAEVICALSTAAFFLLRNIRTKMGRVPKKAE, from the exons ATGGCGGCCCGAGGCTACGGCTTTTACCGCGCTGTGATCTTCTCGGCCATGTTTGGAGGCTACAGCCTGTACTACTTCAACCGCAAGACCTTCTCCTTCGTCATGCCGTCGTTGGTGGAGGAGATCCCTCTGGACAAGGATGACTTGG GGCTCATCACCAGCAGCCAGTCGGCAGCCTATGCCATCAGCAAGTTTGTGAGCGGGGTGCTGTCTGACCAGATGAGTGCTCGCTGGCTCTTCTCTTTGGGGCTGCTTCTGGTTGGCGTGGTCAATATAGCGTTTTCCTGGAGCTCCCTGGTACCCGTCTTTGCTGCTCTGTGGTTCCTCAATGGCCTGGCACAGGGGCTGGGCTGGCCTCCATGTGGGAAGATCCTGCGGAAG TGGTTTGAGCCATCTCAGTTTGGCACTTGGTGGGCCATTCTGTCCACGAGCATGAACCTGGCTGGAGCGCTGGGCCCCATCCTGGCGACCACCCTCGCCCAGAGCTACCACTGGCGCGGCACGCTGGCCCTGTCCGGGGCCCTGGGTGTGGttgtctccttcctctgcctcctgctcatcCACAACGAGCCTGCCGATGTTGGACTCCGAAACTTGGACCCCACTCCCGCCAAGGGCAAGAAGG gttCCTTGAAGGAGGAGAGTACCTTGCAGGAGCTGCTGCTATCCCCCTACCTGTGGGTGCTCTCCACTGGCTACCTTGTGGTATTTGGAGTAAAGACTTGCTGTACCGACTGGGGCCAGTTCTTCCTTATCCAGGAGAAAGGACATTCAGTCCTCGTGG GTAGCTCCTACATGAGTGCGCTGGAGGTTGGGGGCCTTGTAGGCAGCATTGCAGCTGGCTACCTGTCAGACCGGGCCATGGCAAAG GCAGGGCCGTCCATCTACGGGAACCCTCGGCATGGCCTGTTGCTGTTCATGATGGCTGGCATGACCGTGTCCATGTACCTCTTCCGGTTAACTGTGAGCAGTGACTCCCCCAAG CTCTGGATCCTGGTGTTGGGAGCTGTGTTTGGTTTCTCTTCTTACGGTCCCATTGCCTTGTTCGGAGTTATAGCCAATGAGAGCGCCCCTCCCAACTTGTGCGGCACCTCCCACGCCATTGTGGGACTCATGGCCAATG TGGGCGGCTTTCTGGCTGGGCTGCCCTTCAGCACCATTGCCAAGCGCTATAGCTGGAGCACAGCCTTCTGGGTGGCTGAAGTGATCTGTGCACTCAGCACAGCTGCCTTCTTTCTCCTGCGAAACATCCGCACCAAGATGGGCCGAGTGCCCAAGAAGGCTGAGTGA
- the SLC37A4 gene encoding glucose-6-phosphate exchanger SLC37A4 isoform X1: MAARGYGFYRAVIFSAMFGGYSLYYFNRKTFSFVMPSLVEEIPLDKDDLGLITSSQSAAYAISKFVSGVLSDQMSARWLFSLGLLLVGVVNIAFSWSSLVPVFAALWFLNGLAQGLGWPPCGKILRKWFEPSQFGTWWAILSTSMNLAGALGPILATTLAQSYHWRGTLALSGALGVVVSFLCLLLIHNEPADVGLRNLDPTPAKGKKGSLKEESTLQELLLSPYLWVLSTGYLVVFGVKTCCTDWGQFFLIQEKGHSVLVGSSYMSALEVGGLVGSIAAGYLSDRAMAKAGPSIYGNPRHGLLLFMMAGMTVSMYLFRLTVSSDSPKDVAFWTPALHPLAELIGFTEHELWILVLGAVFGFSSYGPIALFGVIANESAPPNLCGTSHAIVGLMANVGGFLAGLPFSTIAKRYSWSTAFWVAEVICALSTAAFFLLRNIRTKMGRVPKKAE, translated from the exons ATGGCGGCCCGAGGCTACGGCTTTTACCGCGCTGTGATCTTCTCGGCCATGTTTGGAGGCTACAGCCTGTACTACTTCAACCGCAAGACCTTCTCCTTCGTCATGCCGTCGTTGGTGGAGGAGATCCCTCTGGACAAGGATGACTTGG GGCTCATCACCAGCAGCCAGTCGGCAGCCTATGCCATCAGCAAGTTTGTGAGCGGGGTGCTGTCTGACCAGATGAGTGCTCGCTGGCTCTTCTCTTTGGGGCTGCTTCTGGTTGGCGTGGTCAATATAGCGTTTTCCTGGAGCTCCCTGGTACCCGTCTTTGCTGCTCTGTGGTTCCTCAATGGCCTGGCACAGGGGCTGGGCTGGCCTCCATGTGGGAAGATCCTGCGGAAG TGGTTTGAGCCATCTCAGTTTGGCACTTGGTGGGCCATTCTGTCCACGAGCATGAACCTGGCTGGAGCGCTGGGCCCCATCCTGGCGACCACCCTCGCCCAGAGCTACCACTGGCGCGGCACGCTGGCCCTGTCCGGGGCCCTGGGTGTGGttgtctccttcctctgcctcctgctcatcCACAACGAGCCTGCCGATGTTGGACTCCGAAACTTGGACCCCACTCCCGCCAAGGGCAAGAAGG gttCCTTGAAGGAGGAGAGTACCTTGCAGGAGCTGCTGCTATCCCCCTACCTGTGGGTGCTCTCCACTGGCTACCTTGTGGTATTTGGAGTAAAGACTTGCTGTACCGACTGGGGCCAGTTCTTCCTTATCCAGGAGAAAGGACATTCAGTCCTCGTGG GTAGCTCCTACATGAGTGCGCTGGAGGTTGGGGGCCTTGTAGGCAGCATTGCAGCTGGCTACCTGTCAGACCGGGCCATGGCAAAG GCAGGGCCGTCCATCTACGGGAACCCTCGGCATGGCCTGTTGCTGTTCATGATGGCTGGCATGACCGTGTCCATGTACCTCTTCCGGTTAACTGTGAGCAGTGACTCCCCCAAG GATGTTGCTTTCTGGACTCCAGCTCTTCACCCACTCGCTGAGCTCATAGGCTTTACGGAGCATGAG CTCTGGATCCTGGTGTTGGGAGCTGTGTTTGGTTTCTCTTCTTACGGTCCCATTGCCTTGTTCGGAGTTATAGCCAATGAGAGCGCCCCTCCCAACTTGTGCGGCACCTCCCACGCCATTGTGGGACTCATGGCCAATG TGGGCGGCTTTCTGGCTGGGCTGCCCTTCAGCACCATTGCCAAGCGCTATAGCTGGAGCACAGCCTTCTGGGTGGCTGAAGTGATCTGTGCACTCAGCACAGCTGCCTTCTTTCTCCTGCGAAACATCCGCACCAAGATGGGCCGAGTGCCCAAGAAGGCTGAGTGA